The Thermogemmata fonticola genome has a window encoding:
- the bioB gene encoding biotin synthase BioB → MKTLTELRSLYSQPLLELVAQASDVHRQNRGYGDIQKCALLSIKTGGCPEDCAYCPQSAHYDTPVSRQPLLTVEEVRQAAEQAKAAGATRFCMGAAWRSPPKEGPEFERVLEMIRTVRSLGLEACVTLGMLTPDQARRLKEAGLTAYNHNLDTSRQFYSNIVTTRTYDDRLATLRAVSQAGISVCCGGIIGMGESIDDRLMMLVELSQLQPPPESIPINCLIPIPGTPLEKAPPVSVTELVRLIAVARITFPKSRIRLSAGRDRLSQEAQILCFLAGADSIFYGEKLLTASNPDIQEDEHLLTAIGPIAEKQKNHCGNIA, encoded by the coding sequence ATGAAGACGCTAACAGAATTGCGATCTCTATATAGTCAACCACTTCTGGAACTAGTCGCTCAGGCCAGCGATGTGCACCGTCAGAATCGGGGCTATGGCGACATTCAGAAGTGCGCCTTGTTGAGTATCAAAACAGGCGGATGCCCGGAGGACTGCGCTTATTGCCCGCAATCGGCACATTATGACACACCGGTGTCACGCCAGCCGTTGCTGACCGTGGAGGAGGTGCGGCAGGCTGCCGAGCAGGCCAAGGCGGCTGGCGCGACCCGTTTCTGCATGGGAGCAGCCTGGCGTTCGCCTCCGAAGGAGGGACCAGAATTCGAGCGCGTTCTCGAAATGATCCGCACCGTTCGCTCCCTCGGTTTGGAAGCCTGTGTCACCTTAGGCATGCTCACTCCCGATCAAGCCCGGCGCCTCAAAGAAGCAGGACTGACCGCGTACAATCACAATCTCGATACCTCCCGCCAATTCTATTCCAATATCGTCACCACACGTACATATGATGACCGTTTGGCTACACTACGTGCCGTGTCTCAAGCTGGTATCTCCGTTTGTTGTGGTGGAATCATCGGCATGGGAGAATCTATTGATGATCGCTTAATGATGCTTGTGGAGCTTTCACAATTGCAACCGCCTCCAGAAAGCATACCTATCAATTGTCTGATTCCTATACCGGGAACACCCTTGGAAAAAGCTCCGCCAGTCTCTGTTACGGAACTCGTACGCCTCATCGCAGTAGCTCGGATCACCTTTCCCAAATCCAGAATCCGCCTGAGTGCGGGCCGAGATCGCCTGAGCCAAGAGGCGCAAATCCTTTGCTTTTTAGCTGGTGCAGATTCCATATTCTATGGTGAAAAACTCCTCACAGCTTCTAACCCTGATATTCA
- a CDS encoding SRPBCC domain-containing protein, which yields MMIHFEGEVRFPLPLSEVAEKLSDAGYLARSLTEAEIISATPEKAVWRMKPKLSFLTGTQTTEMTRSDHRPDEAVSFTLTTRSIGASSTVVAHLRFAADPQGTDVFWSADITEVSGLLKMVPSGLLEGAARKIIEDVWEAVRRHLLPTSAP from the coding sequence ATGATGATCCATTTCGAGGGAGAAGTGCGATTCCCCCTGCCGCTGTCGGAAGTGGCAGAAAAGCTTTCCGATGCCGGCTACCTGGCTCGCAGTCTGACGGAGGCCGAGATTATCTCGGCCACACCGGAAAAAGCCGTTTGGCGCATGAAACCAAAACTTTCCTTCCTGACAGGCACTCAAACAACCGAAATGACGCGGAGCGACCACCGTCCAGATGAAGCAGTGAGCTTCACATTAACCACGCGCAGCATCGGGGCAAGCAGCACTGTGGTGGCGCATCTGCGCTTTGCCGCGGATCCGCAAGGCACCGATGTGTTCTGGAGCGCGGATATCACGGAAGTCAGCGGGCTGCTGAAAATGGTTCCTTCAGGGCTTTTGGAAGGAGCGGCTCGCAAAATCATCGAGGACGTGTGGGAAGCTGTCCGCCGACACTTGCTTCCTACCTCAGCGCCGTGA
- a CDS encoding Gfo/Idh/MocA family protein: MTTLCRWGILGAANIARKNWKAMRLAGNAELVAVASRDRAKAEQFIAECQAEAPFPRMPTACSYEELLERPDVDAVYIPLPTGIRPPWVIRTAQARKHVLCEKPCAPNAEQLREMLLACRTHNVHFMDGVMFMHSQRLPLLRRLLDDGQTVGTLRRINSQFSFAAPPEFLRGNIRVQPQLEPLGALGDLGWYNIRLSLWIMKYQLPQSVVGRILSPPEQTENAVPLEFAADLFFPEQVTASFYCSFVTELQQWAHISGTKGSIWIEDFVLPYYGAEVSLTVSQPYFRVVGCSFNMEQHSQRHAVREYSDGMPGAQEVNMIRNFSLAILSGRHDPKWSEIAWKTQVVLDACLRSARNRGEPVSLNMDSSAL; encoded by the coding sequence ATGACGACTCTCTGTCGTTGGGGTATTCTAGGTGCTGCCAATATCGCGCGTAAAAATTGGAAAGCGATGCGCTTGGCCGGTAATGCGGAGTTGGTGGCCGTGGCCAGCCGTGATCGCGCGAAAGCCGAACAATTCATCGCCGAATGCCAAGCGGAAGCGCCTTTTCCCCGGATGCCGACAGCATGCAGCTACGAAGAGTTGCTCGAACGCCCGGATGTGGACGCCGTCTATATTCCTCTGCCCACCGGTATCCGACCGCCATGGGTCATCCGCACGGCTCAGGCACGCAAACATGTCCTCTGCGAAAAACCTTGCGCTCCCAACGCGGAACAACTCCGCGAGATGCTCCTAGCCTGCCGTACCCACAACGTCCACTTCATGGATGGCGTTATGTTCATGCACAGTCAGCGACTCCCTCTGCTGCGCCGCCTCCTAGATGATGGCCAAACTGTCGGCACGCTTCGCCGCATCAACTCCCAATTTAGTTTTGCTGCTCCCCCCGAATTCCTGCGTGGCAATATCCGTGTCCAACCGCAGCTTGAACCCCTGGGCGCTTTGGGCGATCTCGGCTGGTACAACATTCGCCTTTCCCTTTGGATCATGAAGTATCAGTTGCCCCAATCGGTCGTAGGACGCATCCTCTCACCCCCGGAGCAGACCGAGAATGCCGTTCCCCTGGAATTTGCCGCCGATCTCTTTTTCCCAGAGCAGGTCACCGCTTCGTTTTATTGCTCCTTCGTGACAGAATTACAACAGTGGGCACATATCAGTGGTACGAAAGGTTCCATTTGGATCGAGGATTTTGTACTACCGTATTATGGTGCGGAAGTATCATTGACTGTATCGCAACCATACTTCCGTGTTGTTGGATGTTCATTCAACATGGAACAACATAGCCAGCGCCATGCCGTGCGAGAATACAGTGATGGTATGCCGGGAGCACAGGAAGTAAACATGATTCGCAACTTTTCCCTCGCGATTCTCTCAGGACGGCACGATCCTAAATGGTCCGAGATTGCGTGGAAGACTCAGGTTGTACTCGATGCCTGCCTCCGCTCAGCCCGCAATAGAGGCGAGCCTGTGTCCCTGAATATGGATTCTTCAGCATTGTGA
- a CDS encoding bifunctional serine/threonine-protein kinase/formylglycine-generating enzyme family protein, with product MAAADPVSVLFDQLRSSGLLSPHQLQELGMWIVQRRPDVNAVAKELERRGWLTNFQIREIAKGRGRQLLLGPYVLLDLLGEGGMGRVYKARHQRLGRLCAIKVIRRERLTHPAVEERFRKEIEALGRMQHPNVVQVFNADQSGDVIYYEMEWIDGTDLTKLVRQHGPLPVAQACDYIRQAALGLQHAHELGMVHRDIKPSNILVSRDGRQVKLVDMGLARILDDKSITTEEGKRITREGFVLGTPDFLAPEQARNPMMVDIRADIYSLGGTLYYILTGRVPYEGANPTEKMLKHCTDPPPSLLAYRPDAPPQLEQIIHWCMAKQPEQRPQTPIQLALALQPFCLSGGTRTGTAHPGGVAVSPHAGAGAVPWPVTPPQEPRSSQIFRLPDDVQAASPRARRSSFPWGLGAFVALLVLSFVVLVPRLNRLLAPPEGQQAPETFTNTLGMRMVRLAGGEFWMGSPEQEKGRRSDEGPRHRVRIAHAFLMAATEVSNGQFQQVMGFTPSQASKTASRSLLLPVESVTWWEAVEFCRKLTEKEQKEPWARSGWGYRLPTEAEWEYAARAGMDTPFAFGNLLEFGRRGVYKPVEDDPCGVGGDPARPPNFPEEIGKRQENAFGLQDMHGNVAEWCEDWYSSTYPSTAEVRHDPLGPPDGERRVIRGGSFALPASACRSATRSSLRPDGRRADVGFRIVYAPMFHR from the coding sequence ATGGCTGCTGCGGACCCTGTTTCTGTGTTATTCGACCAGTTGCGCAGTAGCGGGCTTCTTAGCCCGCACCAGCTTCAAGAATTAGGAATGTGGATTGTTCAGCGGCGGCCAGATGTCAATGCGGTAGCAAAAGAATTGGAACGGCGAGGGTGGCTGACGAACTTCCAAATCCGAGAGATTGCCAAGGGACGGGGGCGACAGCTTCTGTTGGGACCGTATGTCCTTCTCGATCTGCTCGGCGAAGGTGGGATGGGGCGCGTGTACAAGGCCCGGCATCAGCGTTTGGGCCGGCTCTGCGCCATCAAAGTGATCCGCCGGGAACGCTTGACTCATCCCGCTGTCGAGGAAAGGTTCCGCAAAGAAATCGAAGCCTTAGGACGCATGCAGCATCCTAACGTAGTGCAAGTATTCAATGCTGATCAGAGCGGGGATGTCATCTATTACGAGATGGAATGGATCGATGGCACTGACTTGACGAAGTTGGTCCGGCAACATGGACCATTGCCCGTAGCTCAAGCCTGCGATTACATCCGTCAAGCGGCCTTGGGATTGCAACATGCTCACGAGTTGGGAATGGTCCACCGCGATATTAAACCCAGCAACATTTTAGTCAGCCGGGATGGCCGACAGGTCAAATTGGTGGATATGGGGCTGGCCCGCATCCTCGATGATAAGTCGATTACAACGGAGGAAGGCAAACGGATCACGCGGGAAGGTTTCGTGTTGGGGACACCCGATTTTCTGGCTCCCGAACAGGCACGTAATCCCATGATGGTCGATATTCGTGCCGACATCTATTCCCTGGGAGGAACGCTTTATTACATTCTGACAGGGCGGGTGCCTTATGAAGGAGCCAATCCCACAGAAAAAATGCTCAAGCACTGCACCGATCCACCACCATCGCTGTTGGCGTATCGCCCAGATGCCCCGCCGCAACTGGAGCAGATCATTCATTGGTGCATGGCCAAGCAACCGGAGCAGCGTCCTCAGACTCCTATTCAACTAGCGCTGGCATTGCAGCCGTTCTGCCTCAGCGGGGGAACTCGAACTGGTACGGCACATCCGGGTGGAGTTGCTGTCAGTCCTCACGCTGGAGCAGGAGCAGTTCCCTGGCCGGTGACCCCTCCTCAGGAGCCACGTTCCAGCCAGATTTTCCGTCTGCCAGACGATGTCCAAGCTGCTTCCCCCCGCGCGCGTCGCAGCAGTTTTCCCTGGGGTCTCGGTGCATTTGTTGCCTTGCTGGTGCTCTCGTTCGTGGTCCTGGTGCCCCGGCTGAACCGCCTTCTAGCTCCACCGGAGGGTCAACAAGCACCCGAGACCTTCACCAACACTTTGGGGATGCGCATGGTGCGCTTGGCAGGGGGGGAATTCTGGATGGGTTCGCCCGAACAAGAGAAGGGACGCCGTTCGGACGAAGGTCCCCGGCACCGAGTTCGGATCGCCCACGCCTTCCTCATGGCGGCCACAGAAGTGAGTAATGGACAGTTTCAGCAGGTCATGGGATTCACACCATCTCAAGCCTCGAAGACCGCCTCGCGCTCTTTGCTACTGCCGGTCGAAAGTGTCACTTGGTGGGAAGCGGTCGAGTTCTGCCGCAAGTTGACGGAAAAGGAGCAGAAGGAACCTTGGGCGCGAAGCGGCTGGGGATACCGCCTACCCACCGAGGCGGAATGGGAATATGCAGCACGAGCGGGCATGGACACTCCCTTTGCCTTTGGCAATCTGCTGGAGTTCGGGCGCCGGGGGGTGTATAAACCTGTCGAAGACGACCCGTGTGGAGTCGGTGGCGATCCTGCCCGCCCCCCTAACTTTCCTGAAGAAATCGGCAAGCGGCAGGAGAATGCCTTCGGTTTGCAAGATATGCACGGCAACGTCGCCGAGTGGTGCGAGGATTGGTACAGTTCCACTTATCCGAGCACTGCCGAGGTCCGCCACGATCCCCTCGGTCCGCCGGATGGAGAACGACGAGTGATCCGCGGCGGCTCGTTTGCCTTGCCCGCATCGGCCTGTCGCTCGGCGACCCGTTCCTCCTTACGACCCGATGGACGGCGCGCCGATGTCGGTTTCCGGATCGTCTATGCTCCCATGTTCCATCGCTGA
- a CDS encoding MlaE family ABC transporter permease, giving the protein MIEAKPDAPSSSPPSSPATRQADGLSARNQAFREVLEAVGDFTLFALHAWGGLFRGHFSRLEWFRIAAEVGNASAPVVAITGAFIGMVLAVQAYDQFHLIGMETSLGAVIHMSLVRELGPVLASVMVAGRVGSAMAAEIATMRVSEQLDALTCLGLDPVHYLVAPRLLACLIMVPLLTVIADLTGMIGSTFICVGIYPIDSFHYWRHTREFVAAWDVLTGLAKAMVFGVTLCLLACHRGFHSQPGAAGVGRAATQAFVHAFVAILILDFFLAMFFNSLYALLWPEVPHRLA; this is encoded by the coding sequence ATGATCGAAGCCAAACCGGATGCACCGTCCAGCTCACCCCCTTCCTCTCCTGCCACTCGTCAGGCGGATGGACTTTCAGCTCGGAATCAGGCGTTTCGCGAGGTGCTTGAGGCCGTCGGAGACTTTACACTCTTCGCCCTCCATGCCTGGGGAGGTTTGTTCCGGGGGCATTTCAGTCGTCTGGAGTGGTTTCGCATCGCCGCAGAGGTTGGCAATGCGAGTGCCCCCGTGGTGGCTATCACCGGGGCATTCATCGGCATGGTGCTCGCGGTGCAAGCGTATGATCAGTTTCATCTCATTGGCATGGAAACGTCTTTGGGAGCGGTCATTCACATGTCGTTGGTCCGGGAATTGGGCCCGGTGCTGGCATCGGTGATGGTGGCGGGGCGGGTCGGTTCCGCTATGGCGGCGGAAATTGCCACAATGCGTGTAAGCGAACAACTGGATGCCCTGACTTGTCTGGGACTAGATCCTGTGCACTATCTGGTAGCGCCTCGCCTCCTAGCCTGCCTGATCATGGTACCTTTGTTGACCGTGATTGCCGACTTGACGGGCATGATCGGCAGCACATTCATCTGTGTCGGTATCTATCCGATTGACAGTTTCCATTACTGGCGTCACACGCGGGAATTTGTCGCAGCTTGGGATGTCCTGACAGGACTGGCCAAAGCGATGGTTTTTGGGGTTACGTTGTGCCTACTCGCCTGCCATCGAGGATTTCACAGTCAACCGGGAGCTGCCGGTGTGGGACGAGCCGCCACGCAAGCCTTTGTCCACGCTTTTGTGGCCATCCTCATTCTCGACTTTTTCCTGGCGATGTTTTTTAATTCTCTCTATGCCTTGCTCTGGCCGGAAGTACCTCATCGGCTGGCATAA
- the thiS gene encoding sulfur carrier protein ThiS, which yields MLRITLNAEQRHFPKPLTVAELLRQLGKNPAQVAVEVNRCVVPRHEHESYWLRDGDVVEIVTLVGGGSGASAGETPPEDRPLKIGPFTFRSRLFTGTGKYASYELMRQCLAASGCEVTTVAVRRERLFDKEGKSLLDYLNLERLTILPNTAGCYSAEDAIRHARLARELLANLGNPGAQWVKLECLADPKTLLPDPIETLRATEQLVAEGFLVLVYTSDDPVLARRLKQAGAASVMPAGSPIGSGQGILNPNNIRICLEYLKDNDPDYPVIVDAGVGTASDVSVAMELGCDGVLLNTAIALAKDPLRMAWAVRYACEAGRLAYLAGRIPKRLYANASSPTEGLIHSSR from the coding sequence ATGCTCAGGATCACGCTCAATGCGGAACAACGCCATTTCCCTAAGCCGCTGACCGTGGCCGAGTTACTGCGGCAATTGGGTAAGAATCCGGCGCAAGTCGCTGTGGAGGTCAACCGGTGCGTCGTTCCCCGGCACGAACACGAGTCCTATTGGCTGCGCGATGGGGATGTGGTGGAAATCGTCACATTGGTGGGAGGTGGAAGCGGAGCAAGTGCCGGTGAAACTCCGCCCGAGGATCGGCCATTGAAGATCGGACCGTTCACCTTCCGTTCGCGTCTCTTTACTGGTACGGGGAAGTATGCCAGCTATGAATTAATGCGGCAGTGTTTGGCGGCTAGCGGCTGTGAAGTCACCACCGTAGCCGTCCGGCGCGAACGCCTCTTCGACAAGGAAGGCAAAAGTCTCCTGGATTATCTCAACCTGGAACGCTTGACCATTCTACCCAATACCGCAGGCTGCTACTCCGCTGAGGATGCCATCCGCCATGCCCGCTTGGCCCGCGAACTCCTCGCTAACCTTGGCAATCCTGGCGCCCAATGGGTCAAACTCGAATGCCTAGCCGATCCCAAAACCCTCTTGCCGGACCCCATCGAAACCCTTCGGGCTACCGAACAACTGGTCGCGGAAGGTTTTCTCGTGCTGGTTTATACTTCGGATGACCCGGTTCTGGCTCGGCGACTCAAACAAGCCGGGGCAGCCAGCGTGATGCCTGCGGGCAGTCCCATCGGCAGTGGGCAAGGGATTCTCAACCCCAACAATATCCGCATTTGCCTGGAATATCTCAAGGACAACGACCCGGACTACCCAGTGATCGTCGATGCGGGAGTGGGCACGGCAAGCGATGTCAGTGTGGCGATGGAACTCGGATGCGATGGCGTCCTCCTGAATACCGCTATTGCTCTCGCTAAAGACCCCCTTCGCATGGCTTGGGCTGTCCGGTATGCATGTGAAGCTGGACGGCTGGCTTACCTGGCCGGTCGTATTCCTAAGCGACTCTATGCCAATGCCAGCAGCCCCACAGAAGGATTGATCCATTCGAGCCGTTGA
- a CDS encoding acyl-CoA desaturase, with amino-acid sequence MSHATLPHVTLPSPSVSWPLGVDRWPPRRWWNFFRALPFVGLHVAAVVLPFFVAPTWAAIGWGIVFYLVRMFGVTAAYHRYFSHRSYKTSRWFQFVLAWIGCSAMQKGPLWWAAHHRHHHKHSDQEEDPHSPIVRTVWWAHVGWVLSGRFRQAPPLRDFEKFPELRWLDRYFTWLPGLSLALLCYWLAGWSGVVYGFIVGTVLLYHATFLVNSACHLFGTRRYATPDQSRNCWWAALLTMGEGWHNNHHHYQSCARQGFYWWEIDLSYYILRALAWAGLVWDIREPTPKALSAGRIEPLTSERPESNDVSPVQGRGE; translated from the coding sequence ATTTCTCACGCAACCCTACCTCACGTAACTTTACCATCCCCTTCAGTATCCTGGCCGCTTGGAGTCGATAGGTGGCCTCCGCGGCGCTGGTGGAACTTCTTCCGTGCTCTCCCCTTTGTCGGCTTGCATGTGGCCGCAGTCGTATTGCCCTTTTTCGTGGCGCCGACATGGGCAGCCATTGGCTGGGGGATTGTGTTCTACCTGGTGCGGATGTTCGGTGTGACAGCAGCCTATCATCGCTATTTCAGCCATCGCAGTTACAAGACGAGCCGCTGGTTTCAGTTTGTGCTGGCTTGGATTGGCTGCTCCGCGATGCAGAAAGGGCCGTTATGGTGGGCCGCTCACCATCGCCATCACCACAAGCACTCGGATCAGGAGGAGGATCCGCATTCCCCGATTGTGCGCACGGTTTGGTGGGCGCATGTGGGGTGGGTACTTTCGGGCCGATTTCGCCAAGCACCGCCGTTGCGGGACTTCGAGAAGTTCCCAGAGCTGCGTTGGCTCGACCGCTATTTCACTTGGCTGCCGGGCCTGTCGTTAGCCTTGCTCTGTTATTGGCTGGCGGGATGGAGCGGGGTTGTGTACGGCTTCATTGTGGGCACGGTGCTGCTCTATCACGCCACCTTCCTGGTCAACTCCGCCTGCCACCTTTTCGGCACGCGTCGCTATGCCACTCCGGACCAGAGCCGCAATTGCTGGTGGGCCGCTTTGCTGACCATGGGCGAAGGCTGGCATAACAACCACCACCATTATCAGAGTTGTGCTCGCCAAGGTTTTTACTGGTGGGAGATCGACCTGAGCTACTACATCCTGCGGGCCTTGGCATGGGCCGGATTGGTCTGGGATATACGTGAACCTACGCCCAAGGCGTTGTCCGCCGGCCGAATCGAGCCGCTGACCTCAGAACGACCTGAGTCGAATGATGTATCCCCCGTACAGGGCAGGGGGGAATAA
- a CDS encoding UbiX family flavin prenyltransferase: MSSADRPIVVALTGASGAPYGVRLVEVLLHAGRRVHLLISPAAAEVFLREMDRILHLDETRFDPRTFLGRDVSFPADHLRFHHHTNFSAPIASGSYQTAGMVICPCSLGTLAAVAHGLSENLIHRAADVHLKERRPLILVPRETPLGLIPLRNMVAATEAGAVILPAMPAFYTRPQTLQDMVDFIVARICDHLQIPHRLVPRWGQIADRD, translated from the coding sequence ATGAGTTCGGCGGATCGGCCAATCGTCGTAGCGTTGACGGGGGCCAGCGGAGCCCCTTACGGCGTCCGCCTTGTGGAAGTCTTGCTGCATGCGGGACGCAGGGTGCATTTGCTCATCAGCCCGGCAGCCGCTGAGGTGTTCCTGCGGGAAATGGATCGCATTCTGCACTTGGATGAGACCCGTTTCGATCCCCGTACCTTTCTGGGCCGGGATGTGTCGTTTCCGGCGGATCACCTCCGCTTCCATCACCACACCAATTTTTCTGCACCGATCGCTAGCGGTTCCTATCAGACTGCCGGGATGGTGATTTGCCCTTGCAGTTTGGGAACGTTAGCCGCGGTGGCCCATGGGTTGTCCGAGAATTTGATCCACCGGGCCGCGGATGTTCACCTCAAAGAGCGCAGGCCGCTGATTCTCGTACCCCGGGAAACGCCGCTGGGATTGATTCCGCTGCGCAACATGGTCGCGGCGACCGAGGCAGGTGCCGTGATCCTGCCTGCTATGCCCGCTTTCTACACCCGTCCCCAGACGCTCCAAGACATGGTCGACTTCATCGTGGCTCGGATTTGCGATCACCTGCAGATTCCTCACCGCCTTGTGCCGCGCTGGGGGCAGATCGCGGACCGCGACTGA
- a CDS encoding CaiB/BaiF CoA transferase family protein codes for MLPFPIDPVPPLAGLRVVEAARVLAGPFCGQILADLGAEVIKVERPGSGDETRDWGPPFLDAQRSAYFLSCNRGKKSVTLDLSQPADRQALEALLARSDILIENFRTDSLAKLDLEAPRLLQRHPRLIICSISGFGRTGPLQDVPGYDFAIQALCGLMSITGPPEGPPYKVGVAVTDVWTALYASTAILACVHARARSGHGYAIDLALHDCALAAQVNVAQSYLTSGQVPPRVGNAHLHIVPYQLFATADGYLVLAVGNDSQWQAFCRAAQAETLGRDPRYRTNHQRVERREELIPQVAALLRQYSTQHWQEVLTAAGVPHAVVRDYAAVFADPQTQHRRMTLTVTDPQGQPIKLLGHPFHLLGAPLATPTLPPRLGEHNADLTALLQDSTLTNRSPEGE; via the coding sequence ATGCTGCCTTTCCCCATCGATCCTGTGCCGCCACTGGCCGGTTTGCGGGTGGTAGAAGCTGCACGGGTCCTCGCAGGTCCGTTCTGCGGGCAAATTCTGGCTGACTTGGGAGCCGAAGTGATCAAGGTGGAGCGGCCAGGCAGTGGAGATGAAACCCGCGATTGGGGTCCGCCGTTCCTGGATGCTCAACGTTCAGCCTACTTTCTTTCCTGTAATCGCGGGAAGAAATCGGTCACCCTCGACCTGAGCCAGCCAGCAGATCGGCAAGCGTTGGAAGCCTTGCTTGCCCGGAGCGACATCCTCATTGAAAACTTCCGCACGGATAGCCTCGCCAAATTGGACCTGGAAGCTCCACGTTTGCTGCAACGTCACCCGCGCTTGATTATCTGCTCCATCAGCGGTTTTGGACGCACTGGACCGTTACAGGATGTTCCCGGCTACGACTTTGCCATTCAGGCGCTCTGCGGTTTGATGAGCATCACCGGTCCTCCCGAAGGTCCCCCTTACAAAGTAGGGGTTGCCGTAACTGATGTTTGGACAGCTTTGTATGCCAGCACGGCGATTTTGGCGTGTGTCCATGCCCGCGCTCGCAGCGGCCACGGCTACGCCATCGATCTGGCACTGCACGATTGTGCCCTGGCTGCCCAAGTGAATGTTGCCCAGAGCTATCTGACCAGCGGTCAGGTTCCCCCTCGCGTAGGCAACGCCCATCTGCACATCGTCCCGTACCAGCTTTTTGCCACCGCCGATGGCTATTTGGTCCTTGCGGTGGGCAATGATTCCCAATGGCAAGCTTTCTGTCGTGCCGCCCAGGCTGAAACGTTGGGGCGCGATCCCCGCTATCGCACCAACCATCAACGAGTGGAACGACGAGAAGAGCTAATACCCCAGGTCGCCGCCTTATTACGACAGTACTCCACCCAGCACTGGCAAGAGGTGCTCACCGCCGCAGGAGTTCCCCATGCCGTCGTGCGAGACTATGCCGCTGTCTTTGCGGACCCTCAAACTCAGCATCGGAGGATGACACTGACGGTCACGGACCCTCAGGGCCAACCCATCAAGCTGTTGGGACATCCCTTCCATCTCCTTGGGGCACCCCTCGCCACACCCACCCTACCCCCACGATTGGGAGAGCATAATGCCGATCTGACCGCACTTCTCCAAGATTCCACCCTCACCAACAGATCGCCGGAGGGGGAATAG
- a CDS encoding DUF1570 domain-containing protein has product MSAVATILGAVTGSWVVPQEPVEPPLGQSVWTFDVLHLKNGAKFQGLLVAEEPDGYVFRVVLRRPGRPTSTLTTFFAKGEVQRLQRLSESERAILRDRLAELDPSGQGEQQRMEAVELVTDDWPGLPGQARRYESEHFILISTGSEELTRRTAVRLEQLYTAFVRFFPPQVNDAVPTRIWLAVSEEEYRLLLRSLNLPPLLNPALYEPRSNQIVCGSPWRELGQQLQTARVHHSQHLAALARQEMELRRLYRRPELDRHLAVLERERKRIYQAERLNTQQFEAATARIFPLLYHEAFHAYIGTFVYPPLPVEQVRAGRGTGELPRWLNEGLAQIFESAVIEAGELRADAPQVERLHRVQDWLRGKEGGPLLPLQELLNAGPSLFATVHTDQKAQTHRAYLTSWALAYYLTFTRRRLTTPEFRNYLIAVNSGADPQQAFCEWVGQPLHIFEREFHADLLRLQRNGRLAPR; this is encoded by the coding sequence TTGTCAGCCGTAGCGACGATTTTAGGCGCGGTGACAGGCTCGTGGGTGGTCCCCCAGGAACCAGTGGAGCCACCCTTGGGACAATCCGTCTGGACGTTCGACGTTCTCCATTTGAAAAACGGAGCGAAGTTCCAGGGATTGCTCGTGGCCGAAGAACCGGACGGCTACGTTTTCCGTGTGGTCCTTCGCCGTCCCGGACGCCCGACAAGTACCCTGACAACGTTTTTCGCCAAGGGAGAGGTCCAACGACTCCAGCGACTGAGCGAATCCGAACGGGCCATTTTGCGGGACCGGCTGGCGGAACTGGACCCCAGCGGTCAGGGAGAACAACAGCGGATGGAAGCAGTCGAATTGGTCACCGATGATTGGCCCGGTTTACCTGGACAGGCCCGGCGGTATGAGTCTGAGCACTTCATTCTGATATCCACCGGTTCGGAGGAACTGACCCGGCGGACGGCCGTGCGCCTGGAGCAGTTATACACTGCGTTCGTGCGTTTCTTCCCACCGCAGGTGAACGATGCTGTACCTACCCGCATCTGGCTGGCCGTTTCCGAGGAGGAATACCGCCTGTTGCTTCGCAGCCTGAATCTACCCCCTCTGCTCAATCCGGCGTTGTACGAGCCGCGCAGCAATCAGATCGTTTGCGGTAGTCCGTGGCGGGAACTTGGCCAGCAATTGCAGACGGCTCGCGTCCATCATTCGCAGCATTTGGCCGCGCTTGCCCGCCAGGAGATGGAGCTACGCCGCCTCTACCGCCGGCCGGAATTGGACCGCCACCTCGCCGTGTTGGAACGGGAGCGAAAACGAATCTACCAAGCGGAACGCCTGAATACCCAGCAATTCGAGGCGGCCACCGCTCGCATCTTCCCCCTGTTGTACCACGAAGCGTTTCACGCTTATATCGGCACCTTTGTCTATCCTCCCCTGCCCGTCGAGCAAGTACGCGCCGGACGGGGAACCGGCGAGTTACCGCGCTGGCTCAACGAAGGATTGGCTCAGATTTTTGAGAGTGCAGTAATCGAGGCGGGCGAATTGCGCGCTGACGCTCCCCAAGTGGAACGCCTGCATCGCGTCCAGGATTGGCTTCGAGGTAAGGAGGGCGGCCCCCTGCTCCCCTTGCAAGAACTTCTCAATGCCGGCCCTTCCTTATTTGCCACCGTCCACACTGACCAGAAAGCCCAAACTCACCGGGCTTATCTAACGAGTTGGGCTTTGGCCTATTACCTCACCTTTACCCGCCGCCGACTCACGACACCCGAATTCCGCAACTATCTCATCGCCGTCAATAGCGGTGCCGACCCCCAACAGGCCTTCTGCGAATGGGTGGGTCAGCCCCTGCACATCTTTGAACGCGAGTTTCATGCCGACCTGCTTCGCCTGCAACGCAATGGCCGCTTGGCCCCTCGTTAG